Proteins co-encoded in one Bacillus horti genomic window:
- a CDS encoding S-layer homology domain-containing protein yields the protein MKKYIISILSFFPILYFTLLPAAPAQAESPFTDISSHHWAYPSIQWAIEHDIVAGYPDGTFQPNKAVSEAEFLKMFIQTYRQVDSGSTVKHWADPFYAIAQENNFVVKGYNDNSFRNQLINRQSVAEIIAGADGTPHLGDNAVQYLLDKGYSQGKTARTVQGYQGQDSLTRAEAIQFIKNVKEQGMQDIQARPNKIDMDQNAEKAEEKEKKDHFSNLFATDGMYALTKQEAELAQLINEYRVEQGLTPFKLSKSLTKVARYHVYDSIVNLKTDENCNLHSWSNQGKWTGGCYTRDHSNAALMWDKPKEITDGVYSGNGYEISYWHSSEATPDRALAAWKNSSGHNQVMVGTGSWSDLIVMGIAIDGSYAHVWFGMEEDVNGYFSQ from the coding sequence ATGAAAAAATACATCATCTCTATTCTCAGCTTTTTCCCTATCCTATATTTTACCCTGCTTCCAGCAGCACCGGCACAAGCAGAATCTCCATTTACTGATATTTCCTCTCATCATTGGGCCTATCCTTCAATTCAATGGGCCATTGAACATGACATTGTAGCGGGATATCCCGATGGTACCTTTCAGCCCAATAAAGCGGTTTCCGAAGCGGAATTTCTTAAAATGTTTATCCAAACGTATCGTCAGGTCGATTCAGGCTCTACTGTAAAGCATTGGGCAGACCCTTTCTATGCGATTGCGCAGGAAAACAATTTTGTTGTAAAAGGGTATAATGATAACTCCTTTCGCAATCAGCTTATCAATCGACAATCCGTAGCTGAAATCATTGCTGGTGCTGACGGAACTCCACATTTAGGAGACAATGCGGTCCAATATCTTCTAGACAAAGGATACAGCCAAGGAAAAACGGCACGTACTGTGCAAGGCTACCAAGGACAGGATTCATTGACCCGTGCAGAAGCGATCCAGTTCATAAAAAATGTTAAAGAACAAGGGATGCAAGATATCCAAGCAAGACCTAATAAAATAGATATGGATCAAAATGCTGAGAAGGCTGAGGAGAAGGAAAAGAAGGATCATTTCTCCAATCTCTTTGCCACTGACGGTATGTACGCACTAACGAAGCAAGAAGCTGAACTAGCACAACTTATTAACGAATATAGAGTGGAACAGGGACTAACACCGTTCAAATTGTCTAAATCACTTACCAAAGTAGCCAGATATCATGTCTATGACTCCATCGTAAACCTTAAGACTGATGAAAATTGTAATCTTCATAGCTGGTCAAATCAAGGAAAATGGACTGGTGGGTGCTATACGAGAGATCACAGTAACGCTGCACTGATGTGGGACAAGCCAAAAGAAATTACCGACGGGGTTTATTCAGGAAATGGGTATGAAATTTCCTATTGGCATTCTTCAGAAGCAACACCTGACAGAGCTTTAGCTGCTTGGAAGAATAGCTCTGGGCACAATCAAGTAATGGTTGGAACTGGCTCTTGGAGCGACCTCATCGTTATGGGTATTGCCATTGATGGATCCTATGCACATGTCTGGTTTGGGATGGAAGAAGATGTGAACGGATACTTCTCTCAGTAA
- a CDS encoding 5'-nucleotidase C-terminal domain-containing protein, whose product MSSSLLNRKYTFKTVWIKVLLVTLILALLWPMQVGVAEQDTVTRGEFIKAIIETLDVQLQEVTEDSILFNDVNGQLAPYIEAALRLELTNGMGESTFAPDVRITKEQAYVMYMRALNVKGTDATLSGNSTFSSRANVSDWARATLISAEELNLFSNTENMNIKAPLTKAELEQLLVHYQQLDKIVLVHLNDLHGRVLHNEDLGEMGLSKIATLIKEIKNKHEHVFLFDIGDTFHGTNYVNLNDGLTTIEVANKLGVDAMVPGNHEFNYGLDRFNEFEELLDFPFISANILEDGETVLDPYIKLEKAGKSFAVVALTSSDTPIRTHPDNVEGIQFEDEIETAKIYVEQLKDEVDHIIFLNHIGYGPDRTLASQTEGIDVILGGHSHTTIETPINVNGTYIAQAFEYGKALGVTKLLFQDEQLIGVNGYLMRDDASITPDQEIDQIVQRYKADIDEALEEVVGSTDSYLDGERETVRTKESNLGNVIADALRSMVDADIALQNGGGIRASIEPGDITLANMVAVLPFINTVVKIEQTGDQIKSSLEHSISNYPEQNGAFLQVSGLEFTFDPSQPVGNRVVEVTIAGEELDLTKTYTVATNDFMASGGDGYEWMASGNVLADTGELLSTALINYMKTNPSIPENEERIKVLP is encoded by the coding sequence ATGAGTAGTTCTTTATTAAACAGAAAGTACACATTTAAAACTGTTTGGATTAAAGTATTGTTAGTAACTTTGATACTGGCGCTTTTATGGCCAATGCAAGTAGGTGTTGCCGAGCAGGATACTGTGACAAGAGGAGAGTTCATCAAGGCCATAATTGAAACGCTCGACGTACAGCTACAGGAGGTCACGGAGGATAGCATCCTATTTAATGATGTTAATGGACAGCTTGCTCCTTACATCGAAGCAGCTCTTCGATTAGAGCTGACGAATGGGATGGGCGAATCTACTTTCGCACCAGATGTTAGGATTACGAAAGAGCAAGCCTATGTCATGTATATGCGTGCTTTAAATGTAAAAGGCACTGATGCAACATTGTCTGGGAACAGCACGTTCTCATCACGAGCAAATGTTAGTGATTGGGCCCGGGCAACTTTAATCTCAGCAGAAGAATTAAACCTATTTTCAAACACTGAGAACATGAATATTAAAGCCCCTTTAACTAAAGCTGAGCTGGAACAATTGCTTGTCCACTATCAGCAGCTGGACAAGATTGTGCTTGTTCACTTAAATGATTTACACGGGCGAGTATTACATAATGAAGATTTAGGAGAAATGGGCTTAAGTAAAATCGCTACTTTGATTAAAGAGATCAAAAATAAGCATGAGCATGTCTTTCTATTTGATATTGGTGATACGTTTCACGGTACAAATTATGTAAACTTAAATGATGGACTAACAACCATTGAAGTGGCTAATAAACTTGGCGTTGATGCAATGGTTCCAGGAAATCATGAGTTTAACTATGGCTTGGATCGCTTTAATGAGTTTGAGGAGCTGTTGGATTTTCCTTTCATTAGTGCGAACATCCTTGAGGATGGGGAAACTGTCTTAGATCCGTATATTAAGCTAGAAAAAGCAGGAAAATCCTTTGCTGTTGTTGCTTTAACGTCATCCGATACGCCAATTAGAACTCATCCTGATAACGTAGAGGGTATTCAGTTTGAAGATGAAATTGAAACAGCAAAAATCTATGTGGAGCAATTAAAGGATGAAGTAGATCATATTATTTTTCTTAATCATATTGGTTATGGACCTGATCGCACTTTAGCTAGCCAAACTGAAGGAATTGACGTTATTCTTGGTGGACATAGTCATACTACTATTGAGACACCAATAAATGTAAATGGAACATACATTGCGCAAGCGTTTGAGTATGGGAAAGCATTAGGCGTGACTAAGTTATTATTTCAGGATGAACAATTGATAGGAGTAAATGGGTATTTAATGCGGGATGACGCTTCTATCACACCAGATCAAGAAATTGATCAGATTGTGCAAAGGTATAAAGCAGACATTGATGAAGCGTTAGAAGAGGTTGTTGGCTCAACAGATAGCTATTTAGATGGAGAAAGAGAAACGGTTAGAACGAAGGAAAGTAATTTAGGAAACGTAATTGCTGACGCTTTAAGAAGCATGGTTGATGCAGATATTGCTTTACAAAATGGTGGGGGAATCCGTGCCAGTATTGAGCCAGGAGATATCACATTGGCCAATATGGTTGCTGTTCTACCTTTTATCAACACCGTTGTAAAAATTGAGCAAACTGGTGATCAAATCAAAAGCAGCTTAGAGCATAGTATCAGCAATTATCCGGAGCAAAATGGAGCATTTCTTCAGGTTTCTGGTCTAGAGTTCACCTTCGATCCTTCTCAACCGGTTGGTAATAGAGTGGTTGAGGTAACTATTGCTGGAGAAGAACTTGATTTAACCAAGACCTACACGGTAGCAACAAATGACTTTATGGCTTCTGGTGGAGATGGATATGAGTGGATGGCTTCAGGCAATGTTCTTGCAGATACAGGAGAGCTTTTAAGCACTGCTTTGATCAATTACATGAAGACAAATCCGTCAATTCCTGAAAATGAAGAAAGAATTAAAGTCCTTCCATAG
- a CDS encoding alpha-amylase yields MDSFQGRRGRGRGIAIGLAFLVCLSSLFALSFVNHATDKAAAQQEPVNGVIMQYFEWYSPNHGNHWNNMGADASHLSDIGITAVWIPPAYKGHVGTNDVGYGVYDLYDLGEFNQKGTVRTKYGTKAELQQAVSSLKSNQIDVYGDIVVNHLMGADENEDVLMREVNPYNRYEDISGDMIRSAATVYNYEARNNTYSSFKWRWYHFDGIDDYGRIFRFTEGPKGWDWEVSTENGNYDYLMGADLDFDHPEVVNEIKNWGVWLTNEIGLDGFRLDAVKHIKFDFMRDFVQHARNETGKELFTVGEYIGGLNELQHYLNRADRTMSLFDFPLRTNFAQASSSHGYYDMRNLANGTLVGADPVKAVTFVENHDTQPDRDDAHGDAVLEWFKPLAYAYILTREQGYPKVFYGDYYGTNGTNGRHINPLRDQLDPILLARKNNAYGTQHDYFDHPDLVGWTREGISSKPNSGLATLITNRLGGTKTMYVGSQHANETWIDVTGNRSGSVTIDSTGHGTFSVNDGSVSIWVPSGSN; encoded by the coding sequence ATGGATAGCTTTCAAGGTCGTCGAGGTCGAGGTCGAGGTATAGCGATAGGTCTTGCATTTCTTGTATGTCTTTCTAGTCTATTTGCATTAAGCTTTGTAAACCATGCTACAGATAAGGCTGCTGCTCAGCAGGAACCTGTTAATGGGGTCATCATGCAGTATTTTGAATGGTATTCCCCAAATCATGGGAACCACTGGAATAACATGGGGGCTGATGCTTCACACCTGAGTGATATAGGTATAACTGCTGTATGGATTCCTCCAGCATATAAGGGGCATGTCGGGACTAACGATGTAGGGTATGGAGTCTATGATCTATATGATTTAGGGGAATTTAATCAAAAAGGAACCGTTCGCACTAAATATGGCACTAAAGCTGAGCTACAGCAAGCGGTAAGCAGCTTAAAATCCAATCAAATTGATGTGTATGGAGATATTGTTGTCAATCATTTAATGGGGGCAGATGAGAATGAGGACGTATTGATGAGGGAGGTCAATCCTTATAATCGCTACGAGGATATCTCAGGAGATATGATACGCTCAGCCGCAACGGTATATAACTATGAAGCTCGCAATAACACATATTCATCTTTTAAATGGAGATGGTATCATTTTGATGGAATTGATGATTATGGACGTATTTTTAGATTTACAGAAGGTCCTAAGGGCTGGGATTGGGAAGTCAGTACGGAGAATGGAAACTATGATTACTTAATGGGAGCAGATCTAGATTTCGATCATCCTGAGGTTGTCAATGAGATTAAGAATTGGGGAGTATGGCTGACAAATGAGATCGGCCTAGACGGCTTTCGTTTAGATGCGGTGAAGCATATTAAATTTGATTTTATGAGAGACTTTGTTCAGCATGCTAGAAATGAAACAGGAAAAGAGCTATTCACTGTTGGAGAATACATTGGAGGTTTAAATGAGCTTCAACACTATTTAAATCGAGCGGATCGAACGATGTCACTCTTCGATTTTCCACTGCGCACAAACTTCGCACAGGCCTCTAGCTCTCATGGATATTATGATATGCGTAATTTAGCAAATGGAACGCTTGTAGGGGCAGACCCAGTTAAGGCCGTAACATTTGTAGAAAACCATGATACACAGCCAGATCGGGATGATGCCCACGGAGATGCTGTATTAGAATGGTTCAAACCATTAGCGTATGCGTATATATTAACTCGTGAACAGGGTTACCCTAAGGTTTTTTACGGAGACTACTATGGTACAAATGGTACAAACGGCAGACACATTAACCCATTGAGAGATCAATTAGATCCGATTCTACTGGCAAGAAAAAATAATGCTTACGGTACTCAGCATGACTATTTTGATCATCCTGATTTGGTAGGATGGACGAGAGAGGGAATTTCCTCTAAACCGAATTCTGGTTTAGCCACGCTAATAACAAACCGTTTAGGTGGGACAAAAACGATGTACGTAGGATCACAGCATGCGAACGAAACCTGGATTGATGTAACAGGGAATCGTTCTGGTAGTGTTACGATTGATTCAACAGGGCATGGCACTTTTAGTGTTAACGATGGTTCTGTTTCAATCTGGGTGCCTTCTGGTTCCAATTAA
- a CDS encoding TRAP transporter permease — MTNQNIADQNSINDQQARELVAKYDKESSYRNLKGKMGWIITVMAVGFSLYQIYSSLFPSPPAQIHRTIHLAFALGLIFLLFPATKKGDRTKIAPIDILLSIGAMASSLYWVFNFEALIVRVGAYTQTDIIVGGIVILFVLEATRRVIGLPIVIIAIVFLLYAYFGQYMPGFLEHRGVSLTRLIGHTFFTLEGILGTPLSVSATFIFMFLLFGAFLERTGVGAYFNDLALRLAGKRMGGPAKVAIFSSALQGTVSGSSVANVVTSGSFTIPMMKKLGYRPAFAGGVEAAASTGGQLMPPIMGAAAFLMAEFTGIPYWDIAKAALIPALLYFTGIWIMVHLEAKRIGLRGLKEEELPNKKEVLKKIYLLLPIVAIIAFLMMGLSPLRAALYGIVATIVVSAFRKETRLSIGDIFKALENGARVALGVVAATATAGIIIGIVTLTGVGLKFANGLIGISGGIPILVLFFTMIASIILGMGTPTTANYIITSTIAAPVILAMGAPMLSAHLFTFYFGIIADITPPVCLAAFAAAGIAKSRPLQTGINASKLAIAAFIIPYIFVLSPQILMIEGTLLTSLFSIFTALVGMLGIGSGLVGFWLVKMPFWQRTMTIIGGLVLIYPGVITDLTGLILLGTVFLFQFTQFKNKQNDSSGFQTQ, encoded by the coding sequence TTGACAAATCAAAACATAGCTGATCAAAACTCAATAAATGATCAACAGGCTAGGGAGCTTGTAGCTAAATACGATAAAGAATCCTCCTATCGTAATTTAAAAGGAAAAATGGGCTGGATTATTACAGTCATGGCGGTTGGTTTTTCTCTTTATCAAATATATTCATCTCTATTTCCGTCACCACCTGCACAAATTCACCGAACGATTCATCTGGCTTTTGCGTTAGGACTCATTTTTCTACTCTTTCCAGCTACGAAAAAAGGGGATCGTACCAAAATTGCTCCAATAGATATTTTACTGTCCATTGGAGCCATGGCTTCAAGTCTATATTGGGTTTTTAATTTTGAAGCGTTGATTGTAAGGGTTGGAGCCTATACTCAAACAGATATCATTGTAGGTGGTATTGTTATATTATTTGTCCTAGAAGCTACAAGAAGAGTTATTGGTCTGCCGATTGTAATCATTGCCATAGTATTCTTGCTCTACGCCTATTTCGGTCAATATATGCCTGGTTTCTTAGAGCATAGAGGCGTGTCTTTAACAAGATTAATAGGTCATACCTTTTTTACTCTAGAAGGAATTCTAGGAACACCATTAAGTGTCTCTGCAACGTTCATCTTTATGTTTCTATTGTTTGGTGCTTTTTTAGAAAGAACAGGCGTAGGGGCTTATTTTAACGATCTAGCATTAAGATTAGCAGGAAAGAGAATGGGTGGACCTGCGAAGGTTGCTATTTTCTCTAGTGCTTTGCAAGGAACTGTAAGTGGAAGCTCTGTAGCAAATGTCGTAACATCAGGCTCATTTACAATTCCTATGATGAAAAAGCTTGGCTATCGTCCAGCCTTTGCTGGTGGAGTAGAGGCTGCTGCGTCTACAGGGGGACAGCTAATGCCCCCAATCATGGGAGCTGCTGCCTTTCTTATGGCAGAATTTACTGGTATCCCCTATTGGGATATTGCAAAAGCTGCTCTCATTCCTGCCCTCCTGTATTTTACTGGGATTTGGATCATGGTTCATTTGGAGGCAAAACGAATAGGACTTCGTGGACTTAAGGAAGAAGAACTCCCTAACAAAAAGGAAGTTTTAAAAAAGATATACCTTCTGCTTCCAATTGTCGCAATTATTGCTTTTCTGATGATGGGCTTAAGTCCCTTACGTGCTGCTCTCTACGGGATTGTCGCCACAATTGTTGTCTCAGCCTTTAGAAAGGAAACCAGACTTTCAATCGGAGATATCTTCAAAGCGCTTGAAAATGGAGCGCGTGTGGCATTAGGGGTTGTAGCTGCCACAGCAACAGCAGGAATTATTATTGGAATCGTAACTTTGACTGGGGTAGGGCTAAAATTTGCAAATGGCCTAATTGGAATATCTGGAGGTATTCCAATCCTTGTTCTCTTCTTTACAATGATTGCATCCATTATTCTAGGGATGGGTACTCCAACGACAGCAAACTATATTATTACATCAACTATTGCTGCACCAGTTATATTGGCCATGGGCGCACCTATGCTTTCAGCACACTTATTCACATTCTACTTTGGAATTATTGCTGACATTACACCGCCTGTTTGTTTAGCTGCCTTTGCAGCTGCTGGTATAGCAAAAAGTAGACCACTTCAAACAGGAATTAATGCTTCAAAGCTGGCGATAGCTGCGTTTATTATTCCATATATCTTTGTCTTGTCCCCACAAATATTAATGATAGAAGGGACTTTGCTCACATCTCTATTTAGTATTTTTACAGCTTTGGTAGGTATGTTAGGTATTGGAAGTGGGCTAGTTGGATTCTGGCTTGTTAAAATGCCATTTTGGCAAAGAACCATGACTATTATTGGTGGGTTAGTTTTAATCTACCCAGGTGTAATTACTGATTTAACCGGACTTATCCTGCTTGGAACTGTATTTCTTTTTCAGTTCACACAGTTCAAAAACAAGCAAAACGATTCATCTGGTTTCCAAACTCAGTAG
- a CDS encoding DUF1850 domain-containing protein, translated as MTSKASKGKREGEGFQSLPHILRFKKNRAIIITLIVGICLIGTFYFLLSPLFPQLTFTDGKTNQVVGAFQIGIGDFFDIHYTHSIHKTLVIERYKIDENYHIVVDQLIYESFGVGMPSSPEEGQRFRQEDGKFIIDNINRVLPFFDLSVGQVVANHQLKIHDESIKLSDMVTPGNWLRIEVKKVPLIRLWKEGIYLDKSKHS; from the coding sequence ATGACGAGCAAGGCATCCAAAGGTAAGCGTGAAGGGGAAGGCTTTCAGAGTCTTCCCCACATACTACGATTTAAAAAAAATAGAGCTATTATAATCACTCTTATCGTCGGTATATGTTTAATAGGTACGTTTTATTTTCTTCTTTCCCCTTTATTTCCCCAACTAACTTTTACGGATGGCAAGACCAATCAAGTTGTTGGGGCATTTCAAATAGGGATTGGAGATTTTTTTGATATTCACTATACGCATTCCATTCATAAAACATTGGTTATTGAGAGATATAAAATTGATGAGAACTATCATATTGTAGTCGATCAATTGATTTATGAATCGTTTGGTGTAGGTATGCCTTCATCCCCTGAGGAGGGCCAAAGATTCCGGCAAGAAGATGGTAAATTTATTATTGATAACATCAATCGAGTTCTTCCCTTCTTCGACCTATCCGTAGGACAAGTTGTAGCCAATCATCAATTGAAAATTCATGATGAAAGTATTAAACTTTCTGACATGGTTACTCCAGGAAATTGGCTGCGCATTGAAGTTAAAAAGGTACCTCTTATTCGATTATGGAAGGAAGGGATATATCTTGACAAATCAAAACATAGCTGA
- a CDS encoding TAXI family TRAP transporter solute-binding subunit → MKKRKSILTLIILSLALVLAACGGNGTENGNGEQQGSDSSGGNGATSSIIIATGGTTGTYYALGGALAVNIEQKTNINSSAQSTGASAENMRLLRTGDVDLAFTQGDIADYAVSGSIMFEADGAIENIQGIASLYNETIQIVVAEDSDIQSVEDLAGKRVSVGAPGSGTEANAEQILEIYGMTFDDLGRADRLAFGESTSFIQDGSLDAAFVTAGTPTAAVNELAATRGVRIVGLDDSHIADLIDQYPYYAEEIIPAGTYSGFDEEIKTVAVKAQLVVRSELEEDAVYEITKALFESIDALGSTHEKGSHISLDTALEGLSLELHPGAIRYYDEQGIQR, encoded by the coding sequence ATGAAAAAAAGGAAATCAATTCTTACGCTGATCATTCTTTCTCTTGCCCTTGTTTTAGCTGCCTGCGGAGGTAATGGTACAGAAAATGGTAATGGGGAGCAACAAGGATCAGATTCATCTGGCGGTAATGGGGCTACTTCTTCCATTATTATTGCTACTGGTGGTACAACTGGTACATACTATGCCTTAGGTGGAGCGTTAGCAGTTAATATTGAGCAAAAGACGAATATTAATTCATCAGCACAAAGTACAGGAGCATCTGCTGAAAACATGCGTTTACTTCGCACAGGAGATGTGGATCTAGCCTTTACACAAGGGGATATTGCAGATTATGCAGTAAGTGGTTCAATTATGTTTGAAGCAGATGGAGCGATTGAAAACATTCAAGGCATTGCTTCTCTTTATAATGAAACGATTCAGATTGTAGTCGCTGAGGATAGCGATATTCAGTCCGTAGAAGATTTAGCGGGCAAAAGAGTTTCTGTTGGTGCCCCTGGAAGCGGAACAGAGGCGAATGCTGAGCAGATTCTAGAAATTTACGGAATGACCTTTGATGATCTAGGCCGTGCTGATCGTTTAGCGTTTGGTGAATCAACAAGCTTTATCCAGGATGGTTCATTAGATGCTGCTTTTGTTACTGCAGGAACACCAACAGCAGCTGTAAATGAGCTAGCAGCTACTAGAGGAGTACGTATTGTTGGTCTTGATGATAGTCATATTGCTGATCTTATAGACCAATACCCTTATTATGCGGAGGAAATCATTCCGGCTGGTACCTACTCTGGTTTTGATGAGGAAATCAAGACGGTTGCTGTTAAAGCCCAGCTTGTTGTTCGTTCAGAGCTAGAAGAGGATGCTGTCTATGAAATAACAAAGGCATTATTTGAAAGCATTGATGCGTTAGGCTCCACGCATGAGAAGGGATCCCACATCAGTTTAGATACGGCATTAGAGGGATTAAGCTTAGAGCTTCATCCTGGAGCAATTAGATACTATGACGAGCAAGGCATCCAAAGGTAA
- a CDS encoding DUF3866 family protein encodes MQNVWGDVIKVIECREDKQILEVYVKMKYIKAIHYLYDQKKCTEGDRVLVNTSAIDLGLGTGGYGFVMAIYESHQESSSKSVPPGHIMKLRYTPVQVPVLSIESEDSHVHSLFSSSFSLEGKRVLLGELHSMLPIMASLIETYQENRKIVYIMDDQASLHIAFSEHVHFLKEKLNLTTITFGQAVGGDVETINIYTALEAAYKLLQADDIIITHGPGVIGTGSQRGFSGMQLVHWLHAIHTCGGKGIIIPRIQFRDPRLRHKGLSHHMLEPLLKHSLASAQIPYPVRTLAGVEPNSNENIGKVEDIGSQDQGILEKQFSKLANKHAVAKIPIDSFKADIEQALNWYEHPIKTMGRGYEQEPYFFYAVGAAFKLYRSNVVE; translated from the coding sequence ATGCAAAATGTTTGGGGTGACGTAATTAAGGTAATTGAATGCAGGGAGGATAAGCAAATTCTGGAGGTTTACGTAAAGATGAAATACATAAAAGCGATCCACTATCTTTATGATCAGAAAAAATGCACAGAGGGAGACAGAGTTTTAGTCAACACTTCAGCTATAGACTTAGGATTGGGGACAGGTGGCTATGGGTTCGTTATGGCTATTTATGAATCGCATCAAGAATCCTCCTCCAAATCCGTGCCCCCGGGACATATTATGAAGCTACGCTACACCCCCGTCCAAGTACCAGTTCTGTCTATTGAATCTGAAGATAGTCATGTACATTCGTTGTTTTCTTCTTCTTTTTCCTTAGAGGGAAAGAGGGTCTTGCTTGGAGAGTTACATAGTATGCTTCCTATCATGGCATCACTAATTGAAACCTACCAGGAGAATAGAAAGATAGTCTATATCATGGACGATCAAGCCTCTTTACATATTGCTTTTAGTGAGCATGTTCATTTTCTTAAAGAAAAGCTTAATCTAACAACGATCACTTTTGGGCAAGCTGTTGGAGGAGATGTAGAGACAATTAACATCTATACGGCTCTTGAAGCAGCTTATAAATTATTGCAAGCGGATGATATTATTATTACTCACGGTCCAGGAGTCATTGGTACAGGAAGTCAGCGGGGATTTAGTGGGATGCAGTTAGTTCATTGGCTTCATGCTATTCATACCTGTGGAGGAAAAGGGATCATAATCCCGCGAATACAATTTAGAGATCCACGTTTACGGCATAAAGGTCTGAGTCACCATATGCTTGAGCCTTTATTGAAACACTCGTTAGCTTCAGCTCAGATTCCATATCCTGTGAGGACATTAGCTGGTGTTGAACCAAATTCAAATGAAAATATAGGAAAAGTGGAGGATATAGGGTCACAGGATCAAGGTATACTTGAAAAACAGTTCTCTAAATTAGCCAACAAGCATGCGGTAGCAAAAATTCCTATTGATTCTTTTAAAGCTGATATAGAGCAGGCCTTGAATTGGTACGAACATCCTATTAAAACGATGGGAAGGGGATATGAGCAAGAGCCGTATTTCTTTTATGCTGTTGGTGCTGCTTTTAAGCTATATCGGTCAAATGTGGTAGAATAA
- a CDS encoding NUDIX hydrolase, producing the protein MSQFLEKTIASKLIYEGKIISLYLEDVQLPNGGQAKREVVKHPGAVAVIPITSANKLVLVRQFRKALEKEIYEIPAGKLDPNEAPSACAVRELKEETGYSASFMKELTSFYTSPGFADELIYLFEATGLEKGEAQPDPDEFVEVVEVTLAEAQELLEQKHIHDAKTAYAIQHWLIKNIKRSK; encoded by the coding sequence GTGAGTCAATTTCTTGAAAAAACAATAGCATCGAAGCTAATATATGAAGGTAAAATCATTTCCCTCTATTTAGAGGATGTCCAGTTACCCAATGGGGGACAAGCAAAAAGAGAAGTTGTAAAGCATCCCGGCGCTGTAGCTGTTATTCCTATTACAAGTGCGAATAAATTAGTATTAGTTCGACAGTTCCGTAAAGCGTTAGAAAAAGAAATCTATGAAATTCCAGCAGGTAAGCTTGATCCAAATGAAGCCCCTAGTGCTTGTGCCGTGAGAGAGCTTAAGGAAGAGACTGGTTATTCAGCATCTTTCATGAAGGAGCTGACTTCCTTTTATACATCTCCTGGTTTTGCTGATGAGTTAATCTACCTTTTTGAAGCTACGGGCTTGGAAAAAGGAGAGGCTCAGCCCGATCCCGATGAGTTTGTCGAGGTTGTTGAAGTTACGTTAGCTGAGGCTCAGGAGCTATTAGAACAAAAGCATATTCATGACGCAAAAACAGCCTATGCTATCCAGCATTGGCTCATAAAGAATATAAAGAGAAGTAAATAG